In the genome of Carnobacterium viridans, one region contains:
- a CDS encoding V-type ATP synthase subunit D, with the protein MVKLNVNPTRMELASLKGKLSTANRGHKLLKDKQDELMRQFILLIRKNNELRAEVETKLTKAMQSFVMAKALLNEKFIEELVAIPPRSVSLNLHEKNIMSVKVPVMNFNYTDNGKSDELSYGYLNSNSELDTSIEQMADVMAQLLELSEIEKTCQLMANEIEKTRRRVNALEYMTIPRYEETIYFIQMKLDESERAAITRLMKVKDMG; encoded by the coding sequence ATGGTGAAATTAAATGTAAATCCGACAAGGATGGAATTAGCGTCACTAAAAGGAAAGCTAAGTACAGCAAACCGTGGCCATAAATTATTAAAAGATAAGCAAGATGAACTTATGAGACAATTTATCTTGCTTATTCGTAAAAATAACGAGCTGCGTGCAGAAGTTGAAACAAAATTAACGAAGGCTATGCAATCTTTTGTAATGGCAAAAGCTTTACTGAACGAAAAATTTATTGAAGAATTAGTGGCTATCCCTCCAAGAAGTGTCAGCCTTAATTTACACGAAAAAAACATTATGAGTGTGAAAGTACCCGTAATGAATTTTAATTATACAGATAATGGGAAATCAGACGAATTGAGTTATGGCTACCTTAACTCCAATAGTGAGCTGGATACGTCAATTGAACAAATGGCTGACGTTATGGCGCAACTGTTAGAGTTATCTGAAATAGAAAAAACGTGTCAATTGATGGCAAATGAAATAGAAAAAACGCGTCGTCGAGTAAATGCTCTTGAATATATGACGATTCCTCGTTATGAAGAAACCATCTACTTTATTCAAATGAAATTAGATGAAAGTGAACGAGCAGCGATTACACGTTTGATGAAAGTTAAAGACATGGGTTAA
- the gmk gene encoding guanylate kinase, which yields MTERGLLIVLSGPSGVGKGTVRQAIFESGDNDFDYSISMTTRKQRAGERDGIDYFFRTKEDFEALIESGGLLEYAEYVGNYYGTPLEYVEKTLQSGKDVFLEIEVQGALQVREKMPEGIFIFLTPPDLKELKSRIVGRGTDEMAIIEQRMTKAIEEIDLMRYYDYAVENDKVENAVRKVKQIIESEHLKVSRVIQRYKKMIEEL from the coding sequence ATGACTGAACGTGGACTTTTAATTGTTCTTTCTGGACCATCTGGGGTAGGAAAAGGGACAGTAAGACAGGCAATATTTGAGAGCGGCGATAATGATTTTGATTATTCGATTTCAATGACAACTCGAAAGCAAAGAGCAGGAGAACGTGATGGAATAGATTACTTTTTCAGGACAAAAGAAGATTTTGAAGCCTTGATTGAAAGTGGAGGATTATTGGAATATGCTGAATATGTAGGAAATTATTATGGAACTCCTCTTGAATATGTTGAAAAAACGCTACAGAGCGGTAAAGACGTATTTTTAGAAATTGAAGTTCAAGGAGCTCTTCAAGTTCGCGAAAAAATGCCTGAAGGAATATTTATCTTTTTAACACCGCCAGATTTAAAAGAATTAAAATCACGTATTGTTGGTCGTGGAACAGATGAAATGGCTATAATCGAACAACGCATGACAAAAGCGATTGAAGAAATTGATTTAATGCGTTATTATGATTATGCGGTTGAAAACGATAAAGTTGAAAATGCTGTTAGGAAAGTCAAACAAATCATTGAAAGTGAACACTTAAAAG
- a CDS encoding YdbC family protein, translated as MEQKFSFEIVEELAVLSENAKGWRKELNLVCWNGNPPKFDIREWSPDHDKMGKGLTFTNEEMDTLKQFLTT; from the coding sequence ATGGAACAAAAATTTTCTTTTGAGATTGTTGAAGAATTAGCCGTACTTTCTGAGAATGCTAAAGGGTGGCGCAAAGAATTAAATTTAGTTTGTTGGAACGGAAACCCGCCTAAATTTGATATTCGTGAGTGGAGTCCTGACCACGACAAGATGGGAAAAGGCCTTACATTCACAAATGAAGAAATGGACACTCTTAAACAATTTTTAACAACTTAA